agaaatcttagttcttttcttctcttccctcttcctcctctttctcctcaaaGATTTGAAGGCAGCTGTCAACCTCACTGGGACTGATGCTCCTCCTGGGTCTGGTGGCCCCCTTTTCTCAGTGATTTCCTCTGTCTGGTGACCCTTGGAGTGGGCTGGGGTTCAGGGCGGGGTTCCCCTCCTCGTGGGCCTACCCCTAGACCATCTGTGGGAATGTGGACAGAGTATGTTCTTGAGCCTATTTCTTCATCCAAAAAATGGGTACAATGGTGAAAGCTCCAGCAAAGGTGGTGAAAAGTAAATCAGATGATGCACAGGCCTGGCACCCAGAAATGGTTGGCCAACAAGCAAAAGGAAGGCCCTCCCTCATTCCAGGCTGGTACCCTAGGGCTGtatgacctctctgagcctcagtttgtgagcgtgtgtgctcagtcgcatctgactctttgtgacccccctggactgtatgtagcccaccaggctcctcggtccatgggattctccacgcaggaatactggagtaggttgccatgccgtcctctagggatatttccaacccagggatctaacccacgtctcctgtggtttctgcattggcacatggacttttttttttttaactgctaagccacctgggaatgcTCTTTTGCCCTCCTACAAAATGAAGCCAtaaccctccctcccccatcgTGGGATGGCTCTGAGGTCTCTCCCTGCCTGATGCGGGGATGGGTGGGTTTTCTTTGAGGCCTCTTTTTCTGATGTTTATCTGTCCTCAGGTCTTTTTACAGAAGTGGGTGTGTCTCTTGCTGGGTGTGGTCACTGGGAGGTATCTTGCCTCCGTGGGGCTCGGTTCTGCTCAGAGGGGCCACCTGGGCTGGGACTGGCTGCTGTGGTGGGAGGTAACCCCTGCGTCAGCCAGGGGTGTGGTTATAGGGCCCCCAGTCTTTCCAGTCAGTGGCAGGGAGAGAGGGCGACCCTGCTGACTCCTTCCTAGAAACCCTGGTGCTGGAACTTTCACTACTTTCAGTACTTCCCGCGTTCTGGGAATGCAGTGACCTAGTTTTTAGCAGCCTTATATGTCCCTCTCTGCCAAGGAGACGTCAGGGCCTGAGCAGTCCAGGGTCCATTGTATCACACAGGGCTATCTTTAAACTGGCTTTGCCTTAGTGACCCACCCATTCCCCTTAACTCCACCTCTTTCTCACAGCACAATTTATACCAGACCCCTGCAATCCTGGCCCTTTCTGCACCTTTGCCTCCTCCTCATCTCTTCCAGGGAGCCCTCCCTGATACATCCGTGGTCACCACTGCCCGTGCCTGTCAGTCCCATGCTTCTCTCATGGTGTCCCACCGTGGCCTGCCTGGTACATAGAGCTGGAAGGGACTGCAGGACGGGCCTAGCCAGGCCTGCCACTCAGAGCCCCTCTGCTACTTTGTGTGCATCCACACTCGCCCtcgcgtgtacacacacactgaaCTCCTGGAAGTCCGGGGTCAGTCGGTCATCTTGCCTCCTCTCACCCTCACCCTCAGGATAGGAAGTGACTTAAAAGTCATCTGACTGGGCCTCTGTTGCCTGAATTCCTCTGAGAGGCATCACCTTCTTGTATGCCCCTGTGCTGGAGAGCTCACTACCATGTGAGGTAGCACATTCAGTCTTCAGAAAGCTTTGATGGAGACAGAGATCTTTCTTAGGCTGAGCTTAAATCTGTCATCCTGCCTTTCCACCCACTGTTCCCAACTTTGCCCGGTGGGGCCCCAGAATTCAGCAGGGCCCTGTCCTGCATCTTCCAAAGTCTGATCTTCTCTAGTTCTTGCTACCATCCCTTATGAGACCACATATCCAGCCCCTTCTTCACCTCATCACCACCTCTGTACACACTTCAGACTGTCACTGACTCTAATGCaaggtgggggctgggctgggtgaagaaTTGCAGCTGGACACTGGCTTGTGCAGGGCAAGCAGCACATCGCCCAGGAGCCCATGGATTTCTGGCCACCATGCCACCCTGGTGACTCCTTAGCGTCCTATTAGTGAGGCTCCAGTGTGGTTCCCATGAGTTGCTGTGATTCCTGCCACTTCCACCTGAGATATTCTTTAAAAGCCTCTGTGACTCCATTATCCAGAGTAACATGTGAAACCCCaattttttctctaatatttatttgtgctgagtcttagttgtgacacatgagatctttagttgtggcatgtgggttctagttccctgtcCACTGCACATTGGGAGtgccaagtcttagccactggagcactagggaagtcccccaaaatcttttttttaattctggtaaAAATCACATGACATAGAATTCACCATCTTGACCACTTTTTAGCAAAGTGTGCTCACAGTGTTGTAAAGCAGATCTCCaggactttttcatcttgcagatctgaaactctgtactcattCAACAGCACCTTCCCTCTCGGTGGGCTGAGGACTTTAGCGGGTAGCTCCACCCTCTGCCTTATGACTTGTTACCATGGCCATGGTTTTCACCTACATGCCTTTGTCACAGCATCTCCCCATCTCTGCCTGTCAATCCAGACCTCCCAGATCCTGGCATTTGGCACCCTTTTCCCACCCTGTCCCACTCCCCATTACTATGACTGGACCCCACCAGACTGCCCCACCGGTTCCCAGAGTGTGGAGGTTGTGACCACTTGCCCACCACTGGCATGGCCTGCagtttccttccctctcctggTCAGTGTCTAGCCCAAAGCTCTGGAGGGCAAGCCCTGGGTCTTCTTCCCTCAAGTCCCCTAGCGACCCAATGGGATTCAATCTGAAGGCCCGGGAGACTTGAGGGATCTGgctgagggaggggaagaggaccCCTGCTGGTTAATCTCCATGGCCTCTGGAGGAAAAGACcgcagaggaggagaaaggtggCTGGTGCTGGTGACTTGGGCCAGTGGATGGAGGGAGGCTTCTCTCATCCTCTGGTTTATACCCTCTGCCCACAGCAGGCTTCAGGGACAGGCTCCTGCCAGAGGGGACTAGCTCAGTTCTATGGACCCCCCTGTGGCCCTCACACATAACTCAACCATTTCCATGGTGATGGCAGGGGGTCCTCCCAGACTCCTAAGGCTGAGGTCAGCACATTCAGAGTCTTAGCCTAACCAGCTCCTGTTCAGACATCTGCGGGGCCTCAAATCAGGCCCAACCATGTTAGGCTGCTTTTCTCCAAGTTCCTCTTGAACTGTGCTCACTTGCACCTTGACCCTGCCACACTGTTGGCTGTTGTTTTCAAGACTCTGTCCCTTCTGGGTATGAGCTCTTTGAGGGAAGGACATAGCTAACTTGTCCGAACCTCTGGCGTATGGTATGGGACTTGGCACAGCGGACACACTCGGAGAGCAGATGAACAGATAGATGAGTTGGGGTTGGATGGATGATAGATGGGTGATTGGATGCTGCTACTTACATCATGAATCAATAGGTGGATGGATGAGAGATGGATGGAGGATGTGGGATAGATGAAGTTCCATTTCAGATTCGAATTGATATGACCTCTGTCCACTACTGACCTGGCCTACCTTTGACTTCACCACTTCTCCCCTCCCAGTTCCGGCCCCATTGGTTTTGCCCCTTCTGAGGTTGTGACCCAGTTGGGCACACCTtccttcacctgctgagccaGCTGAAcacaccctgccctgccccccccccccccccacagcaTTCTTTCCCACACTCTCCCCTCTCTCCACTTCCTGATGCTGTCCTGCCCTGGTCAGTCCTCCTCTCTCCATCTGTCCTTCTGTCTTGGGGCAGTGCAGGTACCCCTGCACTCCAGCCAGGCCTGTTCTCTCTGAGCTCCCTTCTCCAGCCCTTCCCAGTCCTCCCCTAGCATGCACCATAGGTCCCATCTGAGATATCCAGTCTCCTTCACACATTTTCTTTCAGATGTTCTGctcttccctgtccagcaccccCCTCTCCATCTGCTCTGCACCTCCAGCCCATCCTCCACTCAGCAGCCAGCAAGGTCTTCCAGAAACAGAGGTCTCCTTAGCTCACCTCCCTTCCCTCAGTCAGTCACTTCCCATTGTCATGAATAAAGACCCAGATACCTTACATGGCCCATGGGGCCCTACACAGTCCTGGGGGTGTTGGTGTGCAGAGATTGGGGCAGCAAGCCTGGCCCTGTGGCCTCAGGTCTGAGCTGGGCCATGCTCTGAAGCCTGCAGGGTACTTTCCTACTTCCTGTGGCTCTTTTCTCCTCACTGAGATGGTCTCCATCTTGAACTCCTTGCAGCCTCCAAGCAGTTTAACGACGAGGTCCTGAAGGCCCACAATGAGTACCGGAAGCAGCATGGTGTCCCCCCACTGAAGCTCTGCAAGAAGCTCAACCGGGAGGCTCAGCAGTGAGTGCCCCCCAGTGCCCAAGGCCCTTCATGGTGCTGCCGCTGCCGCAGTCATGGATGGGCGCTAGGATGCAGGAGAGATGTGGGCTTGGGGGGCAAACACAGCCATACTTGAATAGCCCTTCTGCCATTTACCTAGGTGGGTCCCATTGTTcctctgagccttagtttgcT
Above is a window of Bos indicus isolate NIAB-ARS_2022 breed Sahiwal x Tharparkar chromosome 8, NIAB-ARS_B.indTharparkar_mat_pri_1.0, whole genome shotgun sequence DNA encoding:
- the GLIPR2 gene encoding Golgi-associated plant pathogenesis-related protein 1 isoform X2; protein product: MGKSASKQFNDEVLKAHNEYRKQHGVPPLKLCKKLNREAQQTLHSHGMEEYKEDGSGEGICK